In Caldisphaera lagunensis DSM 15908, a single genomic region encodes these proteins:
- a CDS encoding asparagine synthase C-terminal domain-containing protein — protein sequence MFSGGIDTTFILMSLINEKPKTISVVFNESKDKEYIDYVKNKLNIENYEIIIKNEQEIGDCLNNVLYSLKVIDPIEIISGVSVCLGLKKAKELKCNCIITGDGGDELYFGYDFLLNRNESYLNNWLKNVLNNAFFNSIPISNYMGIKAILPLYSNESKELSLSIPTKCKINEINGKIYGKYFMRLWLMRKGLEFVALRNKTPITIGTGSEILLQSWKNKVKKEEIQEYKNKYRINFPSLSHFYLFKKGLELGIFNDELENKSNKNPCPICGHEMKGNHCKFCGTYIDEKGQISYYKDF from the coding sequence TTGTTTAGTGGAGGAATTGACACAACATTTATCTTAATGTCCTTAATAAATGAGAAGCCTAAAACAATTTCAGTAGTGTTCAATGAATCTAAAGATAAGGAATATATAGATTATGTTAAAAATAAATTAAATATAGAGAATTATGAAATTATTATAAAAAATGAACAAGAAATAGGCGATTGTTTAAATAATGTTTTATATTCTTTAAAAGTTATTGATCCTATAGAAATAATTTCAGGTGTTTCAGTATGCTTAGGTCTTAAAAAGGCAAAGGAACTTAAATGCAATTGCATTATAACTGGTGATGGAGGAGATGAACTCTATTTTGGCTACGATTTCTTATTAAATAGAAATGAAAGCTATTTAAATAACTGGCTAAAAAATGTGTTGAATAATGCATTTTTCAATTCCATTCCAATATCTAATTATATGGGAATCAAGGCTATATTACCATTATATAGCAATGAATCTAAAGAACTTTCTTTAAGTATTCCGACAAAATGTAAAATTAACGAAATTAATGGCAAAATCTATGGAAAATATTTTATGAGGCTATGGCTTATGAGGAAAGGATTAGAATTCGTTGCTTTAAGAAATAAAACACCAATAACTATTGGTACAGGATCTGAAATTTTGTTGCAAAGTTGGAAAAATAAAGTTAAAAAAGAAGAAATCCAAGAATATAAAAACAAATATAGAATAAACTTCCCTTCATTATCTCATTTCTACTTATTTAAAAAAGGTCTTGAATTAGGAATTTTTAATGATGAATTGGAAAATAAATCAAATAAGAACCCTTGTCCTATATGTGGTCATGAAATGAAAGGAAATCATTGTAAATTTTGCGGTACATATATTGATGAAAAAGGACAAATTTCTTATTATAAAGACTTTTAA
- a CDS encoding DUF72 domain-containing protein produces the protein MEIFVGTSGWMYSWNKGRSLDWYIKESGFNTVELNASFYRFPYKNQIKSWSEKGSSLRWAIKVHKSVSHTHRLNKDAIEVFKKFLDAFSVMDNITSFYLIQLPPSFNKNDENLDRLLSFIKEANLGRRLAIEFRHKTWFNEDTIDLFNRLETTFVSVSSPIIEYIAKTNDIIYLRMHGKTKWYYYEYSEEELNYIAKTIINLNPKEVYVYFNNDLWMLSNGQYLMNLMKKS, from the coding sequence ATGGAAATATTTGTAGGCACTTCGGGATGGATGTATTCTTGGAATAAGGGAAGATCACTTGATTGGTATATAAAAGAATCAGGTTTTAATACAGTAGAATTAAATGCTTCATTTTATAGGTTTCCATATAAAAATCAAATTAAATCATGGTCTGAAAAGGGATCCTCATTAAGGTGGGCAATTAAGGTTCATAAGTCAGTTTCCCACACTCATAGATTGAATAAAGATGCAATAGAGGTTTTTAAGAAGTTTTTGGATGCTTTTAGCGTTATGGACAATATAACCTCATTTTACTTAATTCAATTACCTCCATCCTTTAATAAAAACGATGAAAATTTAGATAGGTTACTTAGTTTTATAAAAGAAGCTAATTTGGGAAGAAGATTAGCAATAGAGTTTAGGCATAAGACATGGTTTAATGAAGACACAATAGATCTTTTTAATAGATTAGAAACAACTTTTGTTAGTGTAAGCTCGCCAATAATAGAGTATATAGCTAAAACAAATGATATAATTTATTTAAGAATGCATGGAAAAACTAAATGGTATTATTATGAATACAGTGAAGAGGAATTAAACTATATAGCTAAAACAATAATTAATTTAAATCCAAAAGAAGTTTACGTTTATTTCAATAATGATCTATGGATGCTAAGTAATGGTCAATATTTGATGAACTTAATGAAAAAATCTTAA